The segment CGCCGCCTTCGACTTTGACGGCATAGGTTTGCAGCTTTTGCGCGCGATTGAATAGACTTTCGCCGGTGGTGACATCATATTGCCAACCGTGCCAAGGGCAGGTAACAGTGGTGTTTTCCAATTCTCCTTCATCAAGCGGGCCTTGGCGATGAAGACATTCCTGCTGCGTCGCGTAGAATTTACCTGCGATGTTGTAAATCGCGATGTCCTTGCCTGCGAGCTGCACTTTCCTGGCCGTGCCGGCGGGGAGATCCGCTTCTTTGCAAACGGTGATGAAATCGGGCATGATCCGCTCCTCCTTATCAAAAACAAAGCGTTGTTAGTAAGCGATAGTTGCTTCGGTTTCTGCATCCCAGTTGATTGCGGGAACGGAAATTCTCGGGGCGTTTGCAATTTTTTTTTGGATTTTCCAGCAATGTTGCAATGCGACGCCCGACTTCTGTGGTCACGACTTTCCCGCCACATTGCGGACAAACTCCAGCGGGCACGTTCTCAATCACGATAAGTTGTCCCCGAATCCAGAAATCCTACTTGATTCGCTTTTCAACAATCGGGGTATCGCAAATTTCACATTTCCCGTAATCATACTCATTGCGTTTTTGCTTTGCCGTAGGTTATTCCATCTTAGCAATTTTGTTTTTTACTTGCAAGCGTGTTGCTCGCCGGACTTCGGCCTCGTGCCAACGCCGTTTTTCGGCATCCGTGATG is part of the Cytophagia bacterium CHB2 genome and harbors:
- a CDS encoding non-heme iron oxygenase ferredoxin subunit, with product MPDFITVCKEADLPAGTARKVQLAGKDIAIYNIAGKFYATQQECLHRQGPLDEGELENTTVTCPWHGWQYDVTTGESLFNRAQKLQTYAVKVEGGEIKVAV
- a CDS encoding YgiT-type zinc finger protein; translated protein: MRGQLIVIENVPAGVCPQCGGKVVTTEVGRRIATLLENPKKNCKRPENFRSRNQLGCRNRSNYRLLTTLCF